AGCGATTCAGGAGCGTATTAATGAAATTAGAGATGGAGTAAATGAGGGCGATGTATCCCAGGAACACGATGTAACAGAAAGGTAGGCATTATGTTTTTTTAAAAAAGGGAGATCGGACGGGTCTCTCTTTTTTTGAATTACCTTATCGAGGATAATGTTTCTCTATCAAATAAGGAGAAGGTTTATGTTTAAAATATTGAATTTAATTTTGATACTCGTCTTCTTTACGTATGCTTTTGAACCACTATACGATTCAGAGATGGATTATACTATTTATCTTCCGGAAAATTGGGTTCGCACCGTAATAACACCTGAGCTGCATCGGTTTCATGACACTACAGGTACCTATCAATCACAGATAACCATCGAGAAACACTCCTTTAGCAGCGCTGATTATACTGATGCCAAAGAGTGGGTAAATGTAAATTATATTGCGTACGAGTTTTCTGCCATATACTCCTCTAACCCTGTGGGCACCATTCTTTTTGCGGATTCATCATCTGAGTTAAAGCATGGGGAATATGATGCTGCAGAACTGTATGCGCGTTTTTGTTATCTTGATGATCCTCTGGTATGGTGGGATGAGTACATACGATTTGCAGCGGCTGAAGGTGATACTGTAGGATTCGAGATGTATGTAATGGGAGACACTGCTGATATGTTTTCAAATATTGGTTTATATGCAACTATAATAGAAAATACAGATTTGCCTGCAATTAGCCCATCAAACGTTCGTTTTTCTGCACCGGGAAGTTATGGTCGGGAAAAAGTAAATAGGTCTGCTCCAAGTGTGTTTAATCTGCAGGGGAGGCGCATAGGTATATCTAAAAGACAGAGAAATATCCCTGCGGGTATGTATCTTCATAATCGCTCCCGAGCCAAAGGTGAAACAATGCTACATTTAAAGACTAACAATAAAACATTGGAACCGGCGATGCAGGGCAGATAGGTAAATTTAAACCATAAATAAGTATCACTGATACGGGGATGTGTTTGAAAATGCACTCCCTTTTGCTGTTTATGGGATCAAAACGGTTGTAAAAGACGGTAGAAAATATTACTATATCTGATAGGGGGTTAGACAAAAACGCAAATTTGTATAAAGCAGAAAACAGGCTTAATCATGGATGGTAAAATAGAAACTGATAAAAAGAGCTACATATTGCACTCGGCTATGGTGTTATTTTCCCAAAAAGGGTTTGCTGAAGTAACTATGCAGGATATCGCAAACGCCAGTGGCGTATGCAGGGCTACTGTATATAATATCTATTCAAAAAAGGAGCATATCTACGAAGCTTTTATCCTTGAGGGGCTTGAACGATTAAAAGTGAGGCTTGGGCAGGTTTTGGAAAGTGAGTGCAGTGCAGTGAATGCCCTAAAGGCTGCGTTTTCAACAATAATGCACACGTTTATTGAGTCTGTTGATCAATATCCCACTATCAAAAAGGAATATTTCTCTGATTATTATGCAACTATTTACTACAGACGAGTAGTTTTTAGTTATTATTGTAGTATTTTTAAAGAGATATTCAAAAGAGGGAATGATGAACAGGAACTAATCATTTCTG
The DNA window shown above is from Chitinispirillales bacterium ANBcel5 and carries:
- a CDS encoding TetR/AcrR family transcriptional regulator encodes the protein MDGKIETDKKSYILHSAMVLFSQKGFAEVTMQDIANASGVCRATVYNIYSKKEHIYEAFILEGLERLKVRLGQVLESECSAVNALKAAFSTIMHTFIESVDQYPTIKKEYFSDYYATIYYRRVVFSYYCSIFKEIFKRGNDEQELIISDIDAIVSVIVNSIKGLEMQCLEENSTEVIQREIKNSIDFISRAVIRKKELSMQHLGGV